The Hymenobacter oligotrophus genome segment CGGCCTGGGTGCTGGTCTGGCTATCCTCGGTGCTGGTCTCGGCATTGGTCGCATCGGCGGCAGCGCCATGGAAGCCATCGGCCGTCAGCCGGAAGCTTCGGGCCGTATCCAAACGGCGATGATCATCGCGGCTGCTCTTATCGAAGGCGCCACCCTGTTCGCCGTCGTAGTCTGCCTGCTGGTAGCTCTGCGTCTGCAATAACAGTCACCCATAAGCGGCCGCCTGTAGCCTTGCTTTGGCAGGGCAGCAGGCGGCCGTATTGGTGTAACTGTACCCACGGAGCGGCTTTGGTTTTTGGCGGGCTTGTCCTGCCTTCTACGGTCGCCCATTTCCCACACGCATTGCCCTAAACGCCATGAATCTGATTACCCCCGATTTTGGCCTGCTGTTCTGGCAGTTTGTCGTTTTCCTGCTGCTAGTATTCTTGCTGGCTAAGTTTGCGTGGAAGCCCATTCTGGCTGGTCTGCGCGAGCGGGAAGAATCCATCGAAAACGCTCTGCGTCAAGCCGATCAGGCTAAGCTGGAAATGCAGCAGCTGAAAGCTGGCAACGAAAAGTTGCTGGCCGAGGCTCGTCAGGAGCGCGACCGTATTCTGAAAGAAGCTACTACAATCAGCGAACAGCTGATTGAGCAAGCCAAGCAGAAAGCAACCGACGAAGGTGCCCGCATGATCATGCAGGCTCGCGAAGCCATCCAGAACGAAAAGCAAGCTGCTTTGGCCGAAGTGAAAAACACGGCTGCTCAGCTTTCCATCGACATCGCCGAGCGCATCCTGCGTCGCGAACTGACGGATGCCACTGCCCAAAAGCAGCTGGTAACCGATTACCTGCAAGAGGTAAAACTCAATTAGTAGTGAGTATGGAGTATTGAGTAGCCAGATCGTTTCTTTCAAAACGCCCTACTCAGTACTCAATACCAAATACTCAATACCATCCCACAATGTCTGAACTACGAGTCGCCGCCCGCTACGCCAAGTCTTTGCTGGACTTGGCGCAAGAGCAGGGTACGCTGGATACGGTAAAGCAGGACATCGAGCTGTTCTCCAATACCATGGAGGGTAGCCGCGACCTGCGCCTGCTGCTGCGCAACCCTATTGTGCAGCACGACAAGAAGCTGGCCATCCTGCGGCGGCTGTTTGACGGCAAGGTGTCGGACCTCACCATGCGGTTCTTCACCATCATCACGCAGAAAAACCG includes the following:
- the atpE gene encoding ATP synthase F0 subunit C, yielding MLLTLLLQVVNAVGLAVMGAGLGAGLAILGAGLGIGRIGGSAMEAIGRQPEASGRIQTAMIIAAALIEGATLFAVVVCLLVALRLQ
- a CDS encoding F0F1 ATP synthase subunit B encodes the protein MNLITPDFGLLFWQFVVFLLLVFLLAKFAWKPILAGLREREESIENALRQADQAKLEMQQLKAGNEKLLAEARQERDRILKEATTISEQLIEQAKQKATDEGARMIMQAREAIQNEKQAALAEVKNTAAQLSIDIAERILRRELTDATAQKQLVTDYLQEVKLN